Proteins from a genomic interval of Paenibacillus lentus:
- a CDS encoding NUDIX hydrolase translates to MSNEQALRQYDVKKYRTPDGYTSDIAVFTIRSTRNEMFKPPTMELHIMLIKRSMVDNEGRPNIEAGKWALPGGFVGPDETAYQSAARELKEETGVDHIHLQHYGVYDAPGRDPRGWIISNAHYAIVPEHQLAHRQANDDASEVELFSVEDVLQLDLAFDHAEIIADAITVIRHKLLETTVAKEFLPAEFTYSELQAVLLTVTKDSAIALDAAFARKIKTLPFIQEITGKKTTRTSKKPAQLYRFVDVEVNSSIYHARK, encoded by the coding sequence ATGTCCAATGAACAGGCATTGCGGCAATATGACGTAAAGAAATACAGAACACCTGATGGGTATACCTCAGATATTGCGGTATTTACTATCAGATCTACGAGAAATGAAATGTTCAAGCCTCCGACTATGGAGCTCCACATTATGTTGATTAAGCGGAGTATGGTTGATAATGAGGGACGGCCCAACATCGAAGCGGGTAAATGGGCACTGCCTGGTGGATTCGTAGGTCCGGATGAGACGGCATACCAATCGGCTGCCCGGGAATTAAAAGAGGAGACGGGGGTAGATCATATCCACCTCCAGCATTATGGCGTGTACGATGCTCCGGGGCGCGATCCGCGGGGGTGGATCATTTCCAATGCGCATTATGCGATCGTGCCGGAACATCAGCTTGCCCATCGCCAGGCCAATGACGATGCGAGCGAGGTGGAGCTCTTTTCCGTGGAGGATGTGCTTCAGTTGGACCTTGCTTTTGACCACGCGGAAATTATCGCTGATGCGATTACAGTCATCCGGCATAAGCTGCTTGAAACTACGGTGGCTAAAGAGTTTTTGCCAGCAGAATTTACATACTCTGAACTTCAAGCCGTATTGCTTACCGTGACGAAGGATTCGGCGATCGCTTTGGATGCTGCGTTTGCTCGTAAAATTAAAACCTTACCTTTTATTCAGGAAATCACCGGGAAGAAGACAACGCGGACATCGAAGAAACCTGCCCAGCTTTATCGTTTTGTTGACGTAGAAGTGAATAGCTCGATCTATCACGCCAGAAAGTAA
- a CDS encoding S8 family serine peptidase codes for MSRLTRKIITSVLTLSLLLHAGALGLASASPLLPEVEQEVIVVYKNDDGKETVYSESVDIHHEFDIIPAVAATVTSTDLYSLVSDPNIERVERNIKFRITGGDFKTTSVPSEQSQWNFQAVQPTIMWDTGHTGSGIKVAVIDSGIAPHPELTIAGGISTVDYTSDYTDDNGHGTHVAGIIAAKSNNSGMVGIAPNVDLYAVKSMDQTGEGSLQDVLEGLEWSIQNNMDIINLSLGTDTHSQLLKDMVDRAYAQGIVIVGSAGNSQTTEDNNGNIIHVPLSTYTINYPAKYDSVIAVAAVDAHQARGDFSSVGNEVEIAAPGVDVVSSYLNNGYAISSGTSQAAPHISGMIALLKQQDPGLTNVQLREEIRKYAIDLGQPGRDIEFGYGSATFNRSLDQTAPENITNLHVTGKTDSTISLAWTNPINSDFASNNIYANHVQIGSTAGQSFTLTQLQPNTSYEISIKSTDWSGNEAAGQTITVATLDTPDTTAPAEVSDLAVSATASTYVQLSWTNPLDPDFSKVYLYRDGDKVDATTGTTYKFDGLTPDTSYHFVVKTVDLTGNISSGLGITASTQAADSENPAEPGGNEFPVVDTTPPAEVTQLALERATSSSLQVRWTLPTDPDFAKVKLYINNNFIADTTAASYNFTGLLADKTYQITVKTVDNHGNISSGATLTARTLAAPVVNVPSTPPASGGGSGGSSGPSGGVIQVPVNQTPAPTGNTAQVGEQGEAEQGTSNLAQEAKDSLDQARTSQSVRDFVQAKIAIQGLSDAELRQEFEQQLERLKEELRIQDLPAKKELRSTLPVRISLQVAMKSANYKYIDPASLKPGANIFVLNSKGESLEDAVG; via the coding sequence ATGAGCAGACTAACACGTAAAATTATTACATCTGTTCTCACCTTGTCACTGCTGCTTCATGCCGGAGCGCTTGGGCTCGCCAGCGCCAGTCCATTGCTGCCCGAAGTGGAGCAGGAGGTCATCGTTGTTTATAAAAATGACGACGGCAAAGAAACGGTTTATAGCGAGAGTGTCGATATCCACCATGAATTCGACATCATTCCAGCCGTAGCGGCTACAGTGACGAGCACCGACCTATATTCACTGGTTTCCGACCCGAATATTGAAAGAGTCGAACGTAATATTAAGTTTAGAATTACGGGTGGGGATTTCAAGACCACCTCCGTTCCTTCTGAGCAAAGCCAATGGAACTTCCAGGCCGTTCAGCCTACAATCATGTGGGACACAGGCCATACCGGCTCAGGCATCAAAGTTGCTGTCATTGATTCCGGGATAGCTCCGCATCCTGAATTAACGATTGCCGGCGGAATTTCAACTGTGGATTATACGAGTGATTATACGGATGACAATGGACATGGAACGCACGTTGCCGGCATTATCGCTGCAAAAAGCAACAACAGTGGTATGGTGGGAATTGCACCTAACGTGGATCTCTATGCCGTTAAATCCATGGATCAAACCGGAGAAGGATCACTCCAGGACGTTCTAGAGGGACTGGAGTGGTCTATTCAGAACAATATGGATATTATCAACCTTTCACTAGGGACAGACACGCATTCCCAACTGTTGAAGGATATGGTGGATCGGGCCTACGCCCAGGGAATTGTCATCGTTGGCTCGGCTGGAAACAGCCAAACGACTGAAGATAACAACGGTAATATCATTCATGTTCCTTTAAGCACTTATACGATAAATTATCCTGCCAAATACGATAGTGTCATCGCCGTCGCGGCCGTGGATGCCCATCAAGCACGCGGGGATTTTTCCTCCGTTGGAAATGAAGTCGAAATTGCCGCGCCTGGCGTCGACGTCGTATCCTCATATTTGAACAACGGTTATGCCATATCTAGCGGAACATCGCAAGCCGCTCCGCATATTTCCGGTATGATCGCTCTGCTCAAGCAGCAGGATCCAGGATTGACCAACGTGCAATTGCGAGAGGAAATTAGAAAATATGCTATAGATTTAGGACAACCGGGCCGGGATATTGAATTTGGATATGGCTCAGCGACCTTCAATCGATCGCTCGATCAGACAGCGCCTGAGAATATCACGAATCTCCATGTGACAGGAAAAACAGATTCGACGATTTCACTCGCTTGGACTAATCCCATAAATTCAGACTTTGCGAGCAATAACATTTACGCTAATCATGTCCAAATCGGTAGCACAGCAGGCCAATCTTTTACCCTGACCCAACTACAGCCGAATACATCTTATGAGATTTCTATCAAGTCAACTGATTGGAGTGGGAATGAAGCTGCAGGTCAGACGATCACAGTAGCTACCCTGGATACTCCGGATACTACCGCACCTGCTGAAGTGTCCGATCTGGCAGTTAGTGCAACAGCATCAACCTATGTCCAACTCTCCTGGACAAATCCGTTAGATCCTGATTTCTCCAAAGTCTATCTATATCGTGATGGGGACAAGGTGGATGCGACAACGGGAACAACCTACAAATTCGACGGACTTACCCCGGACACAAGCTACCATTTTGTTGTGAAAACCGTGGATCTTACCGGAAATATTTCGTCTGGCCTAGGCATCACTGCTTCCACGCAAGCAGCTGACTCCGAGAATCCTGCAGAGCCTGGCGGCAACGAATTTCCTGTCGTGGACACGACACCACCTGCCGAGGTGACTCAACTGGCGCTTGAGAGGGCCACAAGCTCTTCACTGCAAGTTCGTTGGACTCTTCCAACTGACCCTGATTTCGCTAAGGTCAAACTATATATTAATAACAACTTCATTGCGGATACAACCGCAGCGTCGTACAACTTTACGGGGCTGCTTGCAGACAAAACCTATCAAATCACTGTCAAGACAGTGGACAACCATGGAAATATATCCAGCGGGGCTACGCTGACGGCAAGAACCTTAGCTGCTCCGGTCGTGAATGTACCTTCAACACCGCCTGCTTCAGGAGGGGGTTCAGGAGGGTCTTCAGGCCCGTCCGGGGGTGTAATCCAAGTTCCGGTCAACCAAACGCCTGCTCCAACCGGAAATACGGCCCAAGTTGGAGAACAGGGCGAAGCGGAACAGGGTACTTCTAACCTGGCTCAAGAAGCAAAAGACTCCTTGGATCAAGCAAGAACATCGCAATCGGTTCGCGACTTCGTCCAAGCTAAAATTGCCATCCAAGGATTAAGCGATGCTGAGCTACGCCAAGAGTTTGAGCAACAGTTGGAGCGTCTCAAGGAGGAGTTGCGCATTCAAGACCTTCCAGCCAAAAAAGAACTGCGCTCAACCCTGCCAGTCCGAATCAGTCTTCAAGTGGCCATGAAGAGCGCAAACTATAAATATATTGATCCAGCGTCCCTCAAGCCAGGCGCTAACATCTTTGTTCTCAACAGCAAGGGCGAGTCCCTGGAGGATGCAGTCGGATAA
- the yunB gene encoding sporulation protein YunB, with product MRIRRGWHSRRRRGRLNRGKIWSIAIVVVIVAFVMFGQYVERNMIGPIKHLAHIRVKQIATESINEAITAQVANREQIDHLIDWKTDSSGKISGFMLNYSAHMQITSDTIQTVRSTLDEVSRLSEHIPLGQALGSPILASFGPNIPIRIEPKGDVKVDLNTRRQEAGINMILVEVFLRVRTELAVVVPFDMGAQAVETEIPVSYMLVVGDVPMYYYDSKGNPVGDHGVSAPNIALPSLPSQPDTDSGTRALD from the coding sequence ATGCGGATCAGAAGAGGATGGCACAGCCGGAGAAGAAGGGGTAGGCTCAACAGGGGGAAAATATGGTCTATTGCTATAGTCGTTGTCATCGTTGCCTTCGTTATGTTTGGCCAATACGTTGAACGAAATATGATTGGACCGATTAAGCATCTCGCCCACATCCGGGTGAAGCAAATTGCTACTGAGTCGATTAATGAGGCCATTACGGCTCAGGTGGCCAACCGTGAGCAGATCGATCATCTTATCGATTGGAAGACCGATTCTTCCGGTAAAATTTCCGGGTTTATGCTCAACTATTCAGCGCACATGCAAATTACGTCTGATACGATCCAGACGGTCCGCTCCACGCTGGATGAAGTGTCCAGATTGTCGGAGCACATTCCGCTTGGGCAGGCGCTTGGCAGTCCCATTCTGGCTTCCTTTGGCCCCAATATTCCGATACGTATTGAGCCTAAGGGCGATGTGAAGGTCGATTTAAATACTCGGCGGCAGGAGGCGGGGATTAATATGATCCTCGTTGAAGTGTTTTTACGTGTACGGACGGAGCTTGCTGTTGTGGTGCCTTTTGATATGGGGGCGCAGGCGGTAGAAACGGAAATACCGGTATCCTACATGCTGGTGGTCGGCGATGTCCCGATGTATTATTACGACAGCAAAGGAAATCCGGTCGGGGATCATGGCGTTAGTGCGCCCAATATTGCTTTGCCGTCTCTTCCTAGTCAACCGGACACCGATAGCGGTACTCGAGCATTGGATTGA
- a CDS encoding cysteine hydrolase family protein produces the protein MPKRRALINVDYTYDFVAADGALTCGEPAQAIEGRMAELTKEFIQYGDFVVLAIDIHKHGDILHPETKLFPPHNIEGTDGRKLYGALDTVYQTYKDAVNVYWMDKTRYSAFAGTDLELVLRTRGITELHLVGVCTDICVLHTAVDAYNKGFELVIHEDAVASFDLEGHAWALRHFKSTLGATMIRQKEEKEK, from the coding sequence ATCCCAAAGAGAAGAGCGTTAATTAATGTTGACTACACGTATGATTTTGTGGCTGCAGATGGAGCATTGACATGTGGCGAGCCTGCTCAAGCGATCGAAGGGCGGATGGCCGAGCTAACTAAAGAATTTATTCAGTATGGCGACTTTGTAGTATTGGCGATCGATATTCATAAGCATGGCGACATACTTCATCCTGAGACAAAGCTGTTTCCCCCACACAACATCGAAGGGACGGATGGACGCAAGCTGTACGGAGCGTTAGATACGGTGTACCAGACTTATAAGGATGCCGTGAACGTGTATTGGATGGATAAAACGAGGTATAGCGCTTTTGCGGGTACAGATCTTGAACTGGTGCTTCGTACGCGCGGAATCACAGAGCTGCACTTGGTCGGGGTGTGTACGGATATTTGTGTGCTGCACACCGCGGTGGATGCTTACAATAAAGGCTTTGAGCTCGTTATTCATGAGGATGCCGTGGCGAGCTTTGACCTGGAAGGTCATGCGTGGGCATTAAGGCATTTCAAAAGTACGCTTGGCGCGACAATGATACGGCAAAAGGAGGAAAAGGAGAAATGA
- the nadE gene encoding ammonia-dependent NAD(+) synthetase translates to MDHTQKQITEALHVKPSIDVRAEIRSRIDFLKEYCRKAHAKGYVLGISGGQDSTLAGRLAQLAVEELRAEGYDATFYAVRLPYGVQKDEDDAEAAMAFIQADQEFVVNIQEPVLALANVVEQSTSLKLSDFNKGNAKARVRMIVQYAIGGETGCLVVGTDHAAESITGFFTKFGDGGADVLPLAGLTKGQGRELLRELKASERLYLKVPTADLLDNKPLQADETELGIAYEVLDQYLTGNAVDSEDQASIEKRYAVSRHKRELPATPFDTWWK, encoded by the coding sequence ATGGATCATACTCAGAAGCAAATTACCGAAGCATTGCACGTCAAGCCAAGCATCGATGTGAGGGCGGAAATTCGCAGCCGGATCGATTTCTTGAAGGAATACTGCCGGAAGGCTCACGCGAAGGGCTATGTACTAGGAATCAGCGGGGGACAGGACTCCACGCTGGCGGGCCGCCTGGCGCAACTGGCTGTGGAGGAGCTTCGTGCTGAAGGATACGACGCGACGTTCTATGCCGTTCGTCTGCCCTATGGAGTACAGAAGGACGAAGATGATGCTGAGGCGGCCATGGCGTTCATTCAGGCGGATCAAGAGTTCGTTGTGAATATTCAGGAGCCTGTTCTGGCTTTGGCTAATGTCGTTGAACAAAGCACTAGTCTCAAGTTATCCGATTTCAATAAAGGCAATGCTAAAGCACGGGTGCGCATGATCGTTCAATATGCCATCGGCGGAGAGACCGGGTGTTTGGTTGTAGGTACGGATCACGCCGCAGAGTCCATTACAGGCTTCTTTACGAAATTTGGCGATGGTGGGGCGGATGTTCTACCTCTGGCGGGGTTAACAAAGGGACAGGGGCGCGAGCTGCTGAGGGAGCTTAAAGCCTCGGAGCGTTTGTATCTCAAAGTGCCCACTGCGGATTTACTGGATAACAAGCCTCTGCAGGCAGACGAAACAGAGCTGGGGATCGCCTACGAAGTGCTTGATCAATACTTAACGGGAAATGCCGTTGATTCAGAGGATCAAGCGAGTATCGAGAAGCGGTACGCCGTATCCCGGCATAAGCGGGAGCTTCCGGCCACCCCGTTCGACACGTGGTGGAAGTGA
- a CDS encoding ATP-dependent helicase gives MQQEHPFFIRKKQQIAVHLNEVQQQAVLHSEGPLLLLAAPGSGKTTTLLMRVGYLIEEKGVQPSRIKAITFSRASAGDMKERYKRFFPELPSVDFSTIHSLAFEIVREHFRAERILFQIIEGHGSGQDIEVGEAGDSAAPALHKKMILREIFRTVTGENITDDQLEELTTYISYIKNKMIPVSKWGDVSCGVRHAEQILSEYERFKRKHPSGLLIDFDDMLTLANDILSKDARLLRKYQRRYDYMLTDESQDTSLVQHAIVEKLVMEHRNLCVVADDDQSIYSWRGAEPSYLLEFRQVYPEARVLYMEQNYRSSKNIVETANQFIQRNKNRYNKNMFTHNVEGQPISIKALPDYKQQTKYLVEEIRKLSHLGEVAVLYRNNSSSIDLMNQFDRAGIPFYIRDADNRFFSHWVVQDILNFMRMSYTDRRPDILEAIHTKFNGYITKQQMAALKEIHNHESVFDNLLNYVPLQDYQLKQLPQCKWIFEQMKGMPPLEAIDVIRTKLGYDKAIDKMCERLGFQKEYLLGILNSLEEIAESLSTMEEFAQRLKHLEALLKSSKSRKGQHAVTFSTFHSAKGLEFKHVYMIDLINGILPSKEDLKHRAGDRNSELMEEAARLFYVGMTRAKTQLELLTYQQREGEKTTESVFLAEVRSILNPPQFKVSLDSGRQIGRSTNRGASFGGGGGAAAFPASYAVPAAARSFNANTIRLLTDLAQDMQVIHRAFGLGRVTMFSGPTDLIEIQFAAGTKRLSVRTCLDMGLLERP, from the coding sequence ATGCAGCAAGAACATCCCTTTTTCATACGAAAAAAACAGCAGATCGCTGTTCATCTCAATGAAGTGCAGCAGCAAGCAGTATTGCATTCGGAGGGTCCGCTGCTGTTGCTTGCGGCACCAGGGTCGGGCAAGACGACGACCTTGCTCATGCGAGTTGGCTACCTGATCGAGGAGAAAGGGGTGCAGCCTTCGCGAATTAAGGCGATTACCTTCAGCCGGGCATCGGCCGGGGATATGAAGGAAAGGTATAAGCGATTTTTTCCGGAGCTGCCGTCCGTGGATTTTTCAACGATTCATAGCCTGGCCTTTGAAATTGTGCGGGAGCACTTTCGTGCAGAAAGAATCTTGTTCCAAATTATCGAGGGTCATGGATCGGGTCAGGACATAGAAGTGGGAGAGGCAGGCGATTCCGCGGCCCCGGCTTTGCATAAGAAAATGATATTGCGCGAAATATTCAGAACGGTCACGGGAGAGAACATCACGGATGACCAATTGGAAGAGTTAACGACTTATATTAGCTATATTAAAAATAAAATGATCCCGGTCAGCAAATGGGGCGATGTGTCTTGCGGTGTGCGACATGCCGAACAAATCCTTAGCGAGTACGAGAGATTTAAGCGAAAGCATCCGAGCGGGCTGCTCATTGATTTTGACGATATGCTGACGCTGGCCAATGACATTTTAAGCAAAGACGCTCGCTTGCTCCGTAAATATCAGCGGCGCTACGATTATATGCTTACGGACGAAAGTCAGGATACGTCGCTGGTACAGCATGCGATCGTCGAGAAGCTCGTTATGGAGCATCGGAATTTATGCGTTGTAGCGGATGACGACCAGTCGATTTATAGCTGGCGGGGAGCGGAACCTTCCTACTTGCTGGAGTTCCGGCAGGTATACCCGGAGGCGCGAGTTTTGTATATGGAGCAGAACTACAGGTCTTCTAAAAACATTGTGGAAACCGCCAATCAGTTTATTCAGCGGAACAAAAATCGTTACAACAAAAACATGTTTACGCATAACGTTGAGGGACAGCCGATTTCGATCAAAGCTCTGCCCGACTATAAGCAGCAAACGAAGTACTTAGTCGAAGAAATTCGTAAGTTGAGCCATTTGGGCGAAGTAGCCGTGCTATATCGGAACAATTCATCCTCCATTGATCTGATGAATCAATTTGATCGTGCCGGTATTCCGTTTTATATACGCGATGCGGACAATCGTTTTTTCTCCCATTGGGTTGTACAGGATATTCTCAATTTCATGCGGATGTCGTATACCGACCGTCGGCCGGATATTTTGGAAGCTATTCACACGAAATTTAACGGCTATATTACGAAGCAGCAGATGGCTGCATTAAAGGAAATTCATAATCATGAATCGGTGTTTGATAATTTGCTGAACTATGTCCCGCTGCAGGATTATCAGTTGAAGCAGCTGCCGCAATGCAAATGGATTTTTGAACAGATGAAAGGCATGCCACCTTTAGAGGCGATTGATGTTATCCGAACGAAGCTGGGATATGACAAGGCTATCGACAAAATGTGCGAACGTCTTGGTTTCCAAAAGGAATACTTGCTAGGGATCCTGAATTCGCTGGAGGAGATTGCGGAGTCGTTGAGTACGATGGAGGAATTTGCGCAGCGACTCAAACATTTGGAGGCTTTGTTGAAATCCTCTAAGTCCAGAAAGGGGCAGCATGCCGTCACGTTTTCGACCTTTCACAGCGCCAAGGGCTTGGAGTTCAAGCATGTGTATATGATCGATTTGATCAATGGCATCCTTCCATCGAAGGAGGATCTGAAGCATCGAGCAGGGGACCGGAATAGCGAGCTGATGGAGGAAGCGGCTCGGCTGTTCTATGTTGGCATGACGAGAGCCAAGACACAGCTTGAGCTGCTGACTTATCAGCAGAGGGAGGGCGAGAAAACGACGGAATCTGTATTTCTTGCCGAGGTGCGGAGTATTTTGAATCCTCCGCAGTTTAAGGTGAGCCTGGATTCTGGCCGACAAATCGGCAGAAGTACTAACAGGGGAGCTTCTTTTGGCGGGGGAGGTGGGGCAGCGGCCTTCCCGGCATCTTATGCGGTTCCAGCAGCAGCTCGCTCGTTCAATGCGAATACGATCCGGTTGTTGACGGATTTAGCTCAGGACATGCAAGTGATCCATCGTGCATTTGGTCTGGGAAGAGTAACGATGTTCTCGGGGCCAACCGATCTGATTGAAATCCAATTCGCCGCTGGAACCAAACGGCTATCGGTTCGTACCTGCCTGGATATGGGGCTGCTTGAGCGACCGTAG
- a CDS encoding M23 family metallopeptidase — protein MRSIFLFVNRLFPCLIGVTVLTSLWSIPGFGASAAEAPGKPSSSLPKTPYELRRSLYEEIGLLTQIPWHWLAAIDQYERTITPRQAQIPDNNNKLIGIRFKEPIWAGPLNPNPSDTNPATIALFGGIGKDATADAAADPYNDRDALYTMAAYLLHFGYSDDDIRIALWRYYQNDSSVERIRQFSKIYRTFDRIDLSDSAFPLPVKSTYTYRDTWGDRRGWGGLRTHEGTDLFAPYGVPVRSVCYGIVETKGWNPYGGWRIGIRDLNNRYHYYAHLQGFEKNINIGDTVTPGQTVGWVGSSGYGPPGTQGRFPPHLHYGIYKDTGTREWAFNPFPLLKQWERAERTKQTKKGAS, from the coding sequence TTGAGGTCAATTTTTTTATTCGTCAACAGACTTTTCCCTTGCCTCATTGGCGTTACTGTGCTGACGTCACTATGGAGTATTCCCGGCTTCGGAGCATCCGCAGCAGAAGCTCCCGGCAAACCGAGCTCGTCTCTCCCCAAAACTCCTTATGAGCTTAGAAGAAGCTTATATGAGGAAATCGGCTTATTGACGCAAATTCCTTGGCATTGGCTCGCCGCTATAGATCAATATGAACGAACAATCACTCCACGCCAAGCGCAAATTCCGGATAATAACAATAAGCTGATCGGCATTCGCTTTAAGGAGCCCATCTGGGCCGGCCCTTTAAATCCTAACCCCAGCGATACGAATCCCGCGACGATCGCCTTGTTCGGCGGAATCGGCAAAGACGCCACTGCGGACGCGGCAGCCGATCCTTATAATGACCGGGACGCTTTGTACACGATGGCAGCTTATTTGCTTCATTTCGGCTACAGCGATGACGATATCCGCATTGCCCTATGGCGTTATTATCAAAATGATTCGTCCGTTGAGCGAATCCGCCAATTTTCTAAAATTTACAGGACATTTGATCGCATCGATCTTTCCGACAGTGCTTTTCCACTTCCCGTAAAAAGCACCTACACTTACCGCGATACATGGGGAGACCGGCGTGGCTGGGGCGGCCTGCGCACACACGAAGGAACAGATCTGTTCGCCCCCTATGGAGTGCCGGTACGCAGCGTATGCTATGGCATTGTCGAGACTAAAGGCTGGAATCCATATGGGGGCTGGAGAATCGGAATTCGCGATCTGAACAACCGCTACCACTACTACGCCCATTTGCAAGGCTTTGAGAAGAACATCAATATTGGCGATACGGTAACTCCCGGCCAAACGGTTGGCTGGGTAGGCAGCAGTGGCTACGGGCCTCCGGGAACACAAGGCAGATTTCCTCCTCATCTGCACTACGGCATTTACAAAGATACCGGAACGAGGGAATGGGCGTTTAATCCGTTCCCTCTCCTGAAGCAATGGGAAAGAGCGGAACGAACGAAGCAAACCAAAAAGGGAGCCTCTTGA
- a CDS encoding nicotinate phosphoribosyltransferase produces the protein MNNLANNQFSPLPYADDGLALHTDKYQINMTEAYWRDQMYNRKAVFDVYFRKIPFQNGYAVFAGLERVIRYLKAFRFTESDLAYLKEEGYGGDYLAYLETLRFTGTVRSMREGELVFANEPIMQIEAPLAEAQLIETAVLNIVNYQTLIASKASRIKQVIEDGISMEFGTRRAQEMDAAVWGTRAAYIAGFEATSNVRAGKLFGIPTVGTHAHAMVQAYRDEYTAFRKYAECHKDCVFLVDTYDTLRSGVPTAIQVAKEFGDRINFKGIRLDSGDLAYFSKEARKMLDEAGFPDAKIYATNDLDEHTIMNLKAQGAKIDVWGIGTKLITAYDQPALGAVYKMISIEDEHGTMVDTIKISSNPEKITTPGRKKVYRIINKGNQKAEGDYIALEHENPQREGRLKMFHPVHTYIAKFVTNFEARELHQTIFKDGECVYELPTLQEIREFAADNLQVLWEEYKRLLNPAEYPVNLSQDCWDNKMKLIEEAREKVQQRMANQDLQDL, from the coding sequence ATGAACAATCTAGCGAATAATCAGTTTTCACCATTGCCTTATGCGGATGATGGACTTGCTCTGCACACGGATAAATACCAGATTAATATGACGGAGGCCTATTGGCGGGATCAAATGTACAACCGCAAAGCTGTGTTTGATGTCTATTTTCGCAAAATCCCGTTTCAAAACGGCTATGCGGTCTTTGCCGGGCTAGAGCGGGTTATCCGCTATCTTAAGGCATTCCGATTTACGGAGAGCGATTTAGCTTATTTAAAAGAAGAGGGCTATGGCGGTGACTACCTTGCCTATCTTGAGACACTGCGTTTTACGGGAACGGTGCGTTCGATGAGGGAGGGGGAGCTCGTTTTTGCCAATGAACCCATCATGCAAATTGAGGCTCCTTTAGCGGAAGCACAGTTAATTGAAACGGCCGTGCTGAATATCGTCAATTACCAGACTCTGATTGCCAGCAAAGCATCGCGCATCAAGCAAGTCATCGAGGATGGCATCAGCATGGAATTCGGCACTCGCCGTGCCCAGGAGATGGATGCAGCAGTTTGGGGAACGAGAGCCGCGTATATTGCGGGCTTTGAGGCTACATCGAATGTGAGAGCCGGGAAGCTGTTCGGCATCCCTACCGTCGGAACACATGCCCATGCCATGGTTCAGGCTTATCGCGATGAATATACTGCTTTTCGCAAATACGCGGAATGCCACAAAGACTGCGTGTTCCTGGTCGATACGTATGATACGCTGAGATCGGGGGTACCTACCGCCATCCAGGTCGCCAAAGAGTTCGGAGACCGCATTAACTTCAAGGGCATCCGCCTGGACAGCGGAGATCTGGCCTATTTCTCGAAAGAAGCACGCAAAATGCTTGATGAGGCTGGTTTCCCTGATGCGAAAATTTACGCTACTAATGATCTGGATGAGCATACGATTATGAACCTGAAGGCGCAGGGAGCAAAAATCGATGTTTGGGGGATCGGCACGAAGCTAATCACTGCTTATGACCAGCCTGCTCTTGGCGCTGTTTACAAAATGATTTCAATCGAGGACGAGCATGGTACAATGGTAGATACCATTAAAATCAGCTCAAATCCTGAAAAAATTACGACGCCTGGTCGTAAAAAAGTGTACCGTATTATTAATAAAGGAAACCAGAAGGCAGAAGGCGATTATATTGCGTTGGAACACGAAAATCCTCAGCGCGAAGGACGTCTTAAAATGTTCCACCCGGTTCACACGTACATCGCGAAATTCGTCACAAATTTTGAAGCGAGAGAGCTGCACCAGACGATTTTTAAAGACGGTGAATGTGTGTATGAGCTTCCGACCTTACAAGAAATCAGGGAATTTGCAGCGGATAATCTACAAGTGTTATGGGAGGAATATAAGCGTCTCTTGAACCCGGCCGAATATCCTGTTAATTTAAGTCAGGACTGTTGGGATAATAAGATGAAGCTAATTGAAGAAGCCCGGGAAAAGGTTCAACAGCGTATGGCAAATCAGGATTTACAGGATTTATAG